The Sphingopyxis fribergensis genome contains a region encoding:
- a CDS encoding NUDIX domain-containing protein produces MPRPMTARSAGILLYRLIGGSLEVLLVHPGGPYWRRRDRGAWQIPKGDIVAGESTEAAALREAQEELGTALQGTLVPMGRLRQAGGKIVEGFALEQDLDTAAIVSNCFEIEWPPRSGRRQSFPEIEAAQWFTVAEAEAMMLPSQQPFLDRLADYLALRH; encoded by the coding sequence ATGCCGCGGCCGATGACGGCTCGAAGCGCCGGGATATTGCTTTATCGGCTGATAGGCGGGAGCTTGGAGGTCTTGCTCGTCCATCCCGGCGGACCCTATTGGCGCCGGCGCGATCGTGGTGCCTGGCAGATTCCGAAGGGAGATATTGTAGCCGGCGAAAGCACGGAGGCGGCGGCCTTGCGCGAAGCTCAAGAAGAGCTTGGCACGGCGTTGCAAGGGACGCTCGTTCCAATGGGGCGGCTCCGGCAGGCCGGTGGAAAGATCGTCGAAGGCTTCGCGCTCGAGCAGGATCTCGACACTGCCGCGATCGTGAGCAATTGCTTCGAGATCGAGTGGCCTCCGCGCAGCGGCCGGCGCCAGTCTTTTCCAGAGATCGAGGCGGCGCAATGGTTCACGGTCGCGGAGGCCGAGGCCATGATGCTTCCCAGCCAGCAGCCATTCCTCGACCGGCTCGCCGATTATCTGGCCCTAAGACACTGA
- a CDS encoding flavin-containing monooxygenase: MAETRNRADPGQPRPIHVDVLIVGAGISGIGSAYHLQQQCPGKSYAILEAKPTFGGTWETHKYPGVRSDSDLYTFGYRFKPWVGAPIASGAEILKYMGEVIEENEIGVHIHYGHRITACHWSSTTNRWTIEAVRASDGAAVTFTAGFLWMCQGYYDHEKPYIPDWPGLSNYEGQFIHAQLWDPAIDYAGKRILVIGSGATAATIVPAFAEKAAHVTMLQRSPTYFYCSENRNELADRLREVGIDEPTVHRVVRAQIMHDQDLMTRRCQSEPDAVFEDLKALIRAYSGDPDFVFEPHFTPKYRPWQQRLAFCPDGDIFKAATQGKLTVVTDMIDHFTATGVRTAGGEAIEADIIVAATGFNLSVMGGIPFDIDGAPVDWAQTITYRGMMMTGVPNLTWVMGYFRASWTLRVDMMGDFVCNLLNHMEDIGAKRVEVALRPEDEGMQILPWIEEDNFNPGYLMRGLDAMPRRGDKPEWRHNQDYWAEKDAFPRIDLRGAEFVYDGERPALSARTGTEIAA, from the coding sequence ATGGCGGAAACCAGGAACCGAGCGGACCCAGGCCAGCCCCGTCCGATCCATGTCGATGTGCTGATCGTCGGTGCCGGCATCTCGGGCATCGGCTCGGCCTATCACCTCCAGCAGCAGTGTCCGGGCAAGAGTTACGCGATCCTCGAGGCAAAACCGACTTTTGGCGGGACATGGGAGACCCACAAATATCCCGGCGTGCGATCGGACTCGGACCTCTACACATTCGGCTATCGCTTCAAGCCCTGGGTCGGCGCGCCGATCGCCAGCGGCGCCGAAATCCTCAAATATATGGGCGAGGTGATCGAGGAGAACGAGATCGGCGTCCATATCCACTATGGCCATCGCATCACTGCCTGCCACTGGTCGAGCACCACCAATCGCTGGACGATCGAGGCCGTGCGCGCGTCGGATGGCGCGGCGGTCACCTTCACAGCCGGCTTCCTCTGGATGTGCCAAGGCTATTATGATCATGAGAAGCCCTACATCCCCGATTGGCCCGGCCTGTCGAATTATGAGGGGCAGTTCATCCATGCCCAGCTCTGGGACCCGGCGATCGATTATGCGGGCAAGCGCATACTCGTTATCGGCTCGGGCGCCACCGCGGCAACCATCGTGCCGGCCTTCGCCGAAAAGGCGGCGCATGTGACGATGCTCCAGCGTTCGCCGACCTATTTCTACTGCAGCGAGAACAGGAACGAACTTGCCGACCGGCTTCGCGAAGTCGGGATCGACGAGCCCACGGTCCATCGCGTCGTGCGGGCACAGATCATGCACGACCAGGATCTGATGACACGGCGGTGCCAATCCGAGCCCGACGCGGTGTTCGAGGATCTGAAAGCGCTGATCCGGGCTTATTCGGGCGATCCCGACTTCGTGTTCGAGCCCCATTTCACGCCGAAATACCGCCCGTGGCAGCAGCGCCTCGCCTTTTGCCCCGACGGCGACATCTTCAAGGCCGCTACGCAAGGGAAGCTGACGGTCGTCACCGATATGATCGATCACTTTACCGCGACGGGTGTCCGCACGGCCGGCGGCGAGGCGATTGAAGCCGACATCATCGTGGCGGCGACCGGATTCAATCTGTCGGTCATGGGCGGAATCCCGTTCGATATCGACGGCGCACCGGTCGATTGGGCGCAGACGATTACCTATCGCGGCATGATGATGACCGGCGTGCCCAACCTCACCTGGGTCATGGGCTATTTTCGCGCCAGCTGGACCCTCAGGGTCGATATGATGGGGGACTTCGTTTGCAACCTCCTCAACCATATGGAGGACATCGGTGCAAAAAGGGTCGAGGTCGCGCTGCGGCCTGAGGATGAGGGCATGCAGATCCTGCCATGGATCGAGGAAGATAATTTCAATCCGGGCTATCTGATGCGCGGTCTCGACGCGATGCCGCGCCGCGGCGACAAACCCGAATGGCGCCACAATCAGGATTATTGGGCGGAGAAGGACGCCTTCCCGCGGATCGACCTGCGCGGAGCGGAGTTCGTCTATGATGGTGAGCGCCCGGCGTTGTCGGCTCGCACCGGTACGGAAATCGCGGCCTGA
- a CDS encoding potassium channel family protein gives MTLAHQLGLATLVVGITVVVHLAGLALLLAILRRYRRASRRYLVILLNGGAILVAAFGLFALHSAEIWIWAGIYQLLSAFTDFEHALYFSTSTYVTIGYGDIVLPPGLRILGAIEGASGIILIGWSTAFFFSIVDRMKLLERSFDTDHGR, from the coding sequence GTGACGCTCGCCCATCAGCTCGGTCTCGCTACCCTCGTCGTCGGGATTACGGTCGTGGTGCATCTCGCCGGGTTGGCGCTGTTGCTTGCGATCCTGCGCCGCTACCGGCGTGCGTCGCGGCGCTATCTCGTCATTCTTCTCAACGGCGGCGCAATTCTCGTCGCCGCTTTCGGGCTGTTCGCGCTGCACTCGGCTGAAATCTGGATCTGGGCGGGAATTTATCAGCTCCTTAGCGCTTTCACGGACTTTGAGCATGCCCTGTATTTCTCGACGTCAACCTATGTCACCATAGGCTATGGCGACATCGTCCTGCCCCCGGGACTGCGCATCCTCGGCGCGATCGAGGGCGCGAGCGGGATCATCCTGATCGGCTGGTCGACGGCCTTCTTTTTCTCGATCGTCGATCGCATGAAACTCCTCGAACGCAGTTTCGATACCGATCATGGCCGATGA
- a CDS encoding VIT1/CCC1 transporter family protein: MTGTLPLGPWPSARGDHREAHLVSRTGWLRAAVLGANDGIVSTASLIIGVAASGATHQSILVSGIAGLVAGAMSMAAGEYVSVSSQADTEQSDLAREKRELASDPAAERDELAGIYESRGLDPETARIVVSQMTAFDALATHARDELHITDMTAARPVTAALASAATFTAGASLPLLVAALAPTTRIVALEALGSLLFLAALGWLGALAGGAAPARPVARVIFWGALAMAITAGIGRLVGTAV; encoded by the coding sequence ATGACGGGCACCCTCCCGCTGGGTCCCTGGCCGTCTGCGCGCGGCGATCACCGCGAAGCCCATCTCGTATCGCGGACGGGATGGCTGCGGGCAGCCGTGCTCGGCGCCAACGACGGGATCGTGTCGACCGCAAGCCTCATTATCGGTGTCGCGGCGTCCGGCGCCACCCATCAATCGATACTGGTTTCGGGAATTGCCGGCCTCGTTGCCGGCGCCATGTCGATGGCGGCAGGCGAATATGTGTCGGTCAGTTCGCAGGCCGATACCGAGCAGTCGGACCTTGCGCGCGAAAAGAGAGAACTGGCGAGCGACCCCGCTGCCGAACGCGATGAGCTGGCCGGCATATATGAAAGCCGCGGCCTCGATCCGGAAACCGCGCGCATCGTGGTCAGCCAGATGACCGCGTTCGACGCGCTCGCGACGCATGCCCGCGACGAACTCCATATCACCGACATGACGGCGGCGCGCCCGGTCACCGCGGCGCTGGCATCTGCTGCCACCTTCACCGCCGGCGCGTCGCTACCGCTCCTTGTCGCGGCCCTGGCGCCGACGACGCGGATCGTTGCGCTCGAAGCTCTCGGGTCGCTCCTGTTCCTCGCCGCGCTGGGATGGCTGGGCGCGTTGGCAGGCGGCGCGGCGCCTGCCCGTCCGGTTGCACGTGTCATATTCTGGGGCGCGCTTGCGATGGCCATCACTGCCGGAATCGGCCGGCTGGTGGGCACGGCTGTCTGA
- a CDS encoding SpoIIAA family protein — MFEMIHTKDDVLAVRVDGKITGEDLASIMDRLDTAMAANETVHVYAETRSIDGIEISGLAAHIARAAPLFAKLDRFGRVAVVADQLWIRALTRIESALLPHISYRVFKPEDRGAALMWVEGHDG, encoded by the coding sequence ATGTTCGAAATGATCCACACGAAGGATGATGTGCTCGCCGTCCGTGTCGACGGCAAGATTACGGGAGAGGATCTGGCCTCGATCATGGACCGGCTCGACACCGCGATGGCGGCGAACGAGACTGTGCATGTCTATGCCGAGACGCGGTCGATCGACGGTATCGAGATCAGCGGGCTGGCCGCGCATATCGCGCGGGCCGCACCGCTTTTCGCAAAGCTCGACCGGTTCGGACGCGTCGCGGTCGTCGCCGACCAACTATGGATCCGGGCCCTCACGCGGATCGAAAGCGCGCTTCTGCCGCACATCAGCTATCGGGTGTTCAAGCCCGAAGATCGCGGCGCGGCCCTGATGTGGGTCGAAGGGCACGACGGATGA
- a CDS encoding zinc-dependent alcohol dehydrogenase family protein, which translates to MKALVYNGPGLKAVEERPVPQVQDTGDAIVRITKTTICGTDLHILKGDVPSCEPGRILGHEGVGIVDSIGAGVTAFAPGDHVLISCITACGRCEYCRRGMQSHCATGGWILGNIIDGTQAEYVRIPHADTSLYAIPEQADEDALVMLSDILPTGFECGVLNGKVAPGSTVAIVGAGPIGLAALLTAQLFSPARIIMIDLDEARLAVARRFGASDTINSGTRDAAAALMEMTGARGADTVIEAVGIAATFELCQLLVAAGGTIANVGVHGAKADLHLERLWSHNITITTRLVDTVSTPQLLRMVEAKQLDPEQLVTHHFAMADMMDAYDVFSRAAETKALKVIIEAADPRAARSAA; encoded by the coding sequence ATGAAAGCCCTCGTCTATAACGGCCCCGGCCTGAAGGCCGTCGAGGAGCGGCCCGTCCCCCAGGTGCAGGATACTGGCGACGCGATCGTGCGCATCACCAAGACGACCATTTGCGGCACCGACCTTCACATTCTCAAAGGCGATGTCCCCAGCTGCGAGCCGGGGCGCATCCTCGGGCATGAGGGCGTGGGCATCGTCGACAGCATCGGGGCGGGCGTGACGGCTTTCGCGCCCGGCGATCATGTTCTGATCAGCTGTATCACCGCGTGCGGGCGCTGCGAATATTGCCGCCGGGGCATGCAATCGCATTGCGCGACGGGCGGGTGGATCCTCGGCAACATCATCGATGGCACCCAGGCCGAATATGTTCGCATCCCGCATGCCGACACGAGCCTCTATGCCATCCCCGAGCAGGCCGACGAGGATGCGCTTGTCATGCTCAGCGACATCCTCCCGACCGGCTTCGAATGCGGCGTACTCAACGGCAAGGTCGCCCCGGGGTCGACCGTGGCGATCGTCGGCGCGGGGCCGATCGGCCTCGCCGCGCTGCTCACCGCACAGCTCTTCTCGCCCGCCCGTATCATCATGATCGATCTGGACGAGGCACGCCTCGCTGTCGCACGCCGGTTCGGCGCCAGCGACACGATCAACAGCGGCACGCGCGACGCCGCGGCGGCGCTGATGGAGATGACGGGCGCGCGCGGCGCCGACACGGTGATCGAGGCGGTCGGCATCGCCGCCACCTTCGAACTTTGCCAGCTGCTCGTCGCAGCCGGAGGAACGATTGCGAATGTCGGCGTGCATGGCGCCAAGGCCGACCTGCACCTCGAGCGCCTGTGGTCCCACAACATCACGATCACGACGCGATTGGTCGACACCGTCTCGACGCCGCAGCTGCTGCGGATGGTCGAGGCGAAACAATTAGACCCCGAACAGCTTGTCACCCACCATTTTGCGATGGCCGACATGATGGACGCTTATGACGTCTTCTCCCGGGCCGCCGAAACGAAGGCGCTCAAGGTCATCATCGAAGCGGCCGATCCACGCGCGGCGAGATCCGCCGCGTGA
- a CDS encoding MBL fold metallo-hydrolase: MADPETQLKIAFHGAAGTVTGSCMELTLGQRRILIDCGLFQGSRSLETLNHGAFGFDVGTIDAVLLTHAHIDHCGLLPKLAKEGYRGGVWCTAPTADLLEYMLADAGRIQESDTARRNRRYDRAGEKMFEPLYTEADGLRAWRLTRPAELGTWFEPAPGFKARLWNAGHILGSASVELEAGGVRLLFSGDLGPDNKAFQSDPDAPTGMDFIICESTYGDRPRPKLTIEDRRQLLETEVKAALARGGNLIIPTFALERTQELLLDLARLAEANRIPNVPIFVDSPLASRATKVFAAHAAELEDVAGSDIFRHPSIRYVEDVAESIRLNSVSGAIILAASGMCEGGRIRHHLEHNLHRRQSTILFVGFQARGSLGRVILDGAERVRVSGKDINVRAAVRRIESYSAHADRDELAAWIRERHPIRGGLFLDHGESEAIEALRFLVQSETPGLAVVAPAIGESFALTPGAPPKRIQTGRVDLTQLAGDDWQNDYADFAANLKHNLAHIRSEKGRRRALDDMRRVLAGYEAARSEQKRRRRAA; the protein is encoded by the coding sequence ATGGCCGACCCCGAAACGCAGCTGAAGATCGCCTTTCATGGGGCCGCGGGCACGGTCACCGGCTCGTGCATGGAACTCACGCTCGGACAGCGAAGGATTCTGATCGATTGCGGGCTGTTCCAGGGATCGCGAAGCCTCGAGACGCTTAATCACGGCGCCTTCGGGTTCGACGTCGGTACGATCGACGCGGTCCTTCTTACCCATGCTCATATCGATCATTGCGGATTGTTGCCGAAGCTGGCGAAAGAAGGATATCGTGGCGGCGTCTGGTGTACCGCGCCGACCGCCGACCTACTCGAATATATGCTCGCCGACGCCGGCCGAATCCAGGAAAGCGACACCGCGCGGCGGAACCGCCGCTACGACCGCGCGGGCGAAAAGATGTTCGAGCCGCTCTACACCGAGGCCGATGGACTGCGCGCGTGGCGCCTGACGCGGCCTGCCGAGCTTGGGACCTGGTTCGAGCCCGCACCGGGCTTCAAGGCGCGGCTGTGGAATGCCGGGCATATTCTGGGGTCGGCCTCGGTCGAGCTTGAGGCGGGCGGGGTTCGCCTGCTCTTCTCGGGCGATCTTGGACCCGACAACAAGGCATTCCAGAGCGATCCCGATGCGCCCACGGGCATGGACTTCATCATATGCGAATCGACCTATGGCGACCGGCCGCGGCCGAAACTGACGATCGAGGACCGCCGTCAGCTCCTCGAAACCGAAGTGAAGGCCGCGCTCGCGCGCGGCGGCAATCTCATCATCCCGACGTTCGCGCTCGAGCGGACGCAGGAGCTGCTGCTCGACCTCGCCCGCCTCGCCGAGGCGAACCGCATCCCGAACGTCCCCATCTTCGTCGACTCCCCCCTTGCGAGCCGGGCAACGAAAGTCTTCGCGGCGCACGCGGCCGAGCTCGAGGATGTCGCGGGCAGCGACATCTTCCGTCACCCCTCGATCCGCTATGTCGAGGATGTCGCCGAATCGATCCGCCTCAACAGCGTGTCGGGCGCCATCATTCTCGCTGCCTCGGGCATGTGCGAGGGCGGGCGCATCCGCCACCATCTCGAGCATAATCTGCATCGGCGCCAGTCGACGATCTTGTTCGTCGGTTTCCAGGCGCGCGGATCGCTCGGGCGGGTCATTCTCGACGGGGCTGAGCGCGTGCGGGTTTCGGGCAAGGACATCAATGTTCGCGCCGCCGTACGGCGCATCGAGAGCTATTCGGCGCATGCCGACCGGGACGAGCTCGCGGCCTGGATTCGCGAACGTCATCCGATCCGCGGCGGACTTTTTCTCGACCATGGCGAGAGCGAAGCGATCGAAGCGCTTCGCTTCCTAGTCCAATCCGAAACGCCGGGCCTCGCCGTCGTCGCTCCCGCGATCGGCGAGAGCTTCGCGCTCACCCCGGGAGCACCGCCCAAGCGAATCCAGACCGGACGCGTCGATCTTACCCAACTCGCGGGCGACGACTGGCAGAATGACTATGCCGATTTCGCCGCCAATCTGAAGCACAACCTCGCCCATATCCGCAGCGAGAAAGGTCGCCGCAGGGCGCTCGACGATATGCGACGCGTGCTCGCCGGCTATGAGGCGGCGCGCTCCGAACAGAAACGGCGCCGCCGTGCGGCATAG
- a CDS encoding NAD(P)H-dependent oxidoreductase gives MKARRITLIDRHPDPDPGRFVHALADAYAAAALAAGHDVRRIAVAGLAFDLLESRAEWEEGPLPPAIAEAQDDIAWAEHLAIFYPLWLGDLPARLKGFFEQVMRPGFAFQPKAKGLPEKRLKGRTAHIVVTMGMPALFYRVYFRAHSLRSLERNILGFVGITPTERSIVGNVEGDAKHRTTWLETMTEYGAAAR, from the coding sequence ATGAAGGCCAGACGGATCACGCTCATCGACCGACACCCCGACCCCGATCCGGGGCGGTTCGTCCATGCGCTCGCCGACGCCTATGCGGCGGCGGCGCTGGCGGCGGGTCATGACGTCCGCCGCATCGCCGTCGCGGGCCTCGCGTTCGACCTGCTCGAAAGTCGCGCCGAGTGGGAAGAGGGTCCGCTGCCGCCCGCGATCGCCGAGGCGCAGGACGATATTGCCTGGGCCGAACATCTGGCGATCTTCTACCCGCTCTGGCTCGGCGACCTGCCCGCCCGCCTCAAGGGCTTCTTCGAACAGGTGATGCGTCCCGGCTTCGCCTTTCAGCCCAAGGCGAAGGGTTTGCCCGAAAAGCGCCTCAAGGGCCGGACGGCGCATATCGTCGTGACGATGGGGATGCCCGCGCTCTTTTACCGTGTCTATTTTCGCGCGCACAGCCTGCGCAGCCTCGAGCGCAACATTTTGGGCTTTGTCGGCATCACGCCCACCGAGCGAAGCATCGTCGGCAATGTCGAGGGCGATGCCAAGCACCGCACGACGTGGCTCGAGACAATGACCGAATATGGCGCGGCCGCGCGCTGA
- a CDS encoding PAS domain-containing sensor histidine kinase: MLQRSFAARLACALALVAAAGLLRYALEPWLADNAPFLLFAPAILAAAVLAGPLAASIATGPALLLGLYFAGYRGDGTYNLVEAAVFLLTAAGIVALSQAFERMRKRMHESDRHAARRDAEAALVAEELNLLIDGAQGHAIYLLDAEGRITIWNKGAERLKGWCEDEVVGKESAIFYPPDAVAAGRPAEDLATAVREGRLETEDWRVRKDGSEFLADVSITALRNDDGSLRGFAKIVSDITGRRASEEALRSQQSHLRSILSTVPDAMVVIDDQGLIVSFSAAAERLFGYQEAELLGVNVSRLMPSPDRERHDAYIRRFLETGEKRIIGIGRVVFAERKNGSTFPMELSIGEASSDSHPLFTGFIRDLTERQRTEARLESLQSELIHVSRVSAMGTMASTLAHELNQPLTAVANYVEAIRDLLADPDPADMPMVRDALDDTAKEALRAGHIVRRLRDFVARGEVEKTIEKLPLLINEAAVLGLMGAREKSVEPRFDLDPYASPVLVDKVQIQQVLINLIRNAVEAMADSPVRQLTVTSRPDQRGFVRVIVADTGPGVTPEVAEQLFTAFVSTKAEGMGLGLSICRTIVEANGGRIWMEKRPGGGTEFHFTLVSAKAEEDDVG, from the coding sequence ATGTTGCAACGCTCTTTCGCGGCGCGTCTCGCCTGCGCGCTGGCTCTCGTCGCCGCCGCCGGGCTGCTGCGCTATGCGCTTGAGCCCTGGCTTGCCGACAATGCACCCTTCCTGCTGTTCGCGCCCGCGATTCTCGCCGCCGCCGTCCTCGCCGGACCGCTTGCGGCATCGATCGCGACCGGTCCCGCTCTGCTTCTCGGCCTCTATTTTGCCGGCTATCGCGGCGACGGGACCTATAATCTGGTCGAGGCCGCGGTCTTCCTGCTCACGGCGGCCGGCATCGTTGCGCTGTCGCAGGCTTTCGAGCGGATGCGCAAGCGCATGCACGAAAGCGACCGCCACGCCGCACGGCGCGATGCCGAGGCGGCGCTCGTTGCCGAGGAGCTCAATCTGCTGATCGACGGCGCGCAAGGCCACGCCATCTATCTGCTCGACGCCGAGGGCCGGATCACGATCTGGAACAAGGGCGCCGAGCGCCTCAAGGGGTGGTGCGAAGACGAGGTCGTCGGCAAGGAATCGGCGATCTTCTATCCGCCCGACGCGGTTGCCGCGGGCAGGCCCGCCGAGGATCTCGCGACGGCCGTGCGCGAGGGCCGCCTCGAGACCGAAGACTGGCGCGTGCGCAAGGATGGCTCGGAGTTTCTCGCCGACGTCTCGATCACGGCGCTTCGCAACGATGACGGAAGCCTTCGCGGCTTTGCCAAGATCGTCTCGGACATCACGGGGCGCCGCGCATCCGAGGAAGCTTTGCGATCGCAGCAGAGCCATCTCCGCTCGATCCTGTCGACGGTGCCCGATGCGATGGTCGTGATCGACGATCAGGGGCTGATCGTCTCGTTCAGTGCTGCCGCAGAGCGCCTGTTCGGCTATCAGGAAGCCGAACTGCTTGGCGTCAATGTCAGCCGGCTTATGCCCTCGCCTGATCGCGAACGCCACGACGCCTATATTCGCCGCTTCCTCGAAACCGGCGAGAAACGCATCATCGGGATCGGGCGGGTGGTGTTCGCCGAGCGCAAGAACGGCTCGACCTTTCCGATGGAATTGTCGATCGGCGAGGCGTCGAGCGACAGCCATCCGCTCTTCACCGGCTTCATTCGCGATCTCACCGAGCGCCAGCGGACCGAGGCGCGGCTCGAATCGCTCCAGTCCGAACTGATCCACGTCTCGCGCGTGAGCGCGATGGGGACGATGGCCTCGACGCTTGCGCACGAGCTCAACCAGCCGCTCACCGCCGTCGCCAATTATGTCGAGGCCATTCGCGACCTGCTCGCCGATCCCGATCCTGCCGATATGCCGATGGTTCGCGATGCGCTCGACGATACGGCGAAGGAGGCGCTGCGCGCCGGTCATATCGTCCGGCGCCTGCGCGATTTCGTGGCGCGCGGCGAGGTGGAGAAAACGATCGAGAAACTGCCGTTGCTCATCAACGAGGCGGCGGTTCTGGGGCTGATGGGCGCGCGCGAGAAGAGCGTCGAGCCCCGTTTCGACCTCGATCCCTATGCGTCGCCGGTGCTCGTCGACAAGGTCCAGATCCAGCAGGTATTGATCAACCTCATTCGCAACGCCGTTGAAGCGATGGCCGACAGCCCGGTGCGGCAGCTGACCGTCACGAGCCGTCCCGACCAGCGCGGCTTTGTCCGGGTGATCGTCGCCGATACCGGCCCGGGGGTCACCCCCGAGGTCGCGGAGCAACTCTTCACGGCGTTCGTCAGCACCAAGGCCGAGGGCATGGGCCTCGGCCTCTCGATCTGCCGGACAATCGTCGAAGCCAATGGCGGCCGCATCTGGATGGAAAAGCGCCCCGGCGGCGGGACCGAGTTTCATTTCACGCTGGTGAGCGCGAAAGCGGAGGAAGATGATGTCGGATAG
- a CDS encoding response regulator transcription factor: MSDRKLVHIVDDEEAIRRSASFMLKTSGYAVETWANGIAFLKEIRHVSEGCILLDVRMPEMDGLEVQQALLERGVTMPVIVLTGHADVSIAVRAMKAGAVDFLEKPFEKAVLIGSIETAFARMAAAGRAAARAAEAEVVLAILTPREREVLEGLAQGLPNKTIAYDLGISPRTVEVHRANLMAKLDVRSLSDALRLAFAAGLGA, translated from the coding sequence ATGTCGGATAGAAAGCTTGTGCATATCGTCGACGATGAGGAGGCGATCCGGCGCTCGGCGAGCTTCATGCTCAAGACTTCGGGCTATGCCGTCGAGACCTGGGCCAATGGCATCGCTTTCCTGAAGGAAATCCGGCACGTCTCCGAAGGCTGCATCCTGCTCGATGTGCGTATGCCCGAAATGGACGGGCTCGAGGTCCAGCAGGCGCTGCTCGAGCGCGGCGTTACCATGCCGGTGATCGTGCTGACCGGCCATGCCGACGTCTCGATCGCGGTGCGCGCGATGAAGGCCGGCGCGGTCGATTTTCTGGAGAAGCCTTTCGAAAAGGCGGTGCTGATCGGCTCGATCGAGACGGCTTTCGCTCGCATGGCCGCCGCTGGGCGGGCCGCAGCGCGCGCCGCCGAAGCCGAGGTGGTTCTCGCCATCCTCACCCCGCGCGAGCGCGAGGTCCTCGAAGGCCTCGCGCAGGGGCTGCCCAACAAGACGATCGCCTATGATCTCGGCATCTCGCCGCGCACGGTCGAGGTCCACCGTGCCAACCTCATGGCGAAGCTCGACGTCCGCAGCCTCTCGGACGCCCTCCGGCTCGCTTTCGCGGCCGGACTCGGCGCGTGA
- a CDS encoding response regulator transcription factor, with protein MTTGRGEYPMASTRRSASAAAARQRGTAPPVDLLTHREMEVAAGLVRGLTNKQIGQELGISHRTVEIHRARLMRKLGAATLAGLLGIVLPQRDRIDALIAEQASARA; from the coding sequence ATGACCACAGGCCGCGGCGAATACCCCATGGCATCAACGCGCCGCTCGGCGTCGGCCGCTGCCGCACGGCAGCGGGGTACCGCGCCTCCGGTCGATCTGCTGACGCATCGCGAGATGGAGGTCGCTGCCGGGCTGGTGCGCGGGCTCACGAACAAGCAGATCGGGCAGGAGCTCGGCATCAGCCACCGCACCGTCGAAATCCATCGCGCGCGCCTGATGCGCAAGCTCGGCGCCGCAACGCTTGCCGGGCTTCTCGGCATCGTCCTGCCGCAGCGCGACCGGATCGACGCGCTGATCGCCGAACAGGCAAGCGCGCGAGCCTAG